A genomic window from Silvibacterium dinghuense includes:
- a CDS encoding CRTAC1 family protein: MKNSLSAYRMFRAGAWASVALLALSSPAQEGHPAPTPPPPGAKSTRCMGRTIPQLEDITAKTGITFSHTSDPMKKYIVESMSGGVLLLDYDRDGWLDIYFTNAPTVAMAIQDPKTLGGAQSLGRLYRNNHDGTFTDVTEKAGLTRPCFAMGGAVGDYNNDGWPDIYQTCFGGNILYRNNGNGTFTDVTAKAGVADGRWSTGASFGDYDGDGFVDLMVTNYVDFHLGDMPGFGSAANCKYRGIDVQCGPRGLRGAGDSLFHNNGDGTFTDVSKAAGVNDPDGYYGMSVIWADFNNTGRPDIYVANDSTPKYLYRNLGDGKFRDIGLQSGTAVSEDGSEQASMGIAVGDYLHSDRPSLAVTNFSDENDLLYRNDGAWNFTEVSYPSGVALPSLPFVKWGTAFVDLDNDGWLDLITADGHVYPQVDTLPSGAGYREPKLLQMNQGDGSFCDASTQAGPALEEKRASRGLAVGDLFNDGNMDVVVSDLDGGPMILRNHGVPGRHWVSFELAGTKSNRLALNARVKVVAGGMTQTDEVHSGGSYLSQNDMRLHFGLGAATKVDSVEIRWPSGRIETLTNLTADKFYAVQEGQGVVPAEKIRPALRP, translated from the coding sequence ATGAAGAATTCTCTTTCGGCGTATCGCATGTTCAGGGCCGGAGCGTGGGCGAGCGTGGCTCTGCTTGCGCTCTCGTCTCCTGCGCAGGAGGGGCATCCTGCGCCGACGCCTCCGCCGCCGGGCGCGAAGAGCACGCGCTGCATGGGCCGGACGATTCCTCAGCTTGAAGATATTACGGCGAAGACGGGAATTACCTTCAGCCATACCTCCGATCCGATGAAGAAGTACATCGTCGAGTCGATGAGCGGCGGTGTGCTGCTGCTGGATTACGACCGCGACGGCTGGCTGGACATCTACTTCACCAATGCGCCGACGGTGGCCATGGCCATCCAGGACCCGAAGACGCTGGGCGGCGCGCAGAGCCTGGGCAGGCTCTACCGGAACAATCACGACGGCACATTTACCGATGTGACAGAGAAGGCCGGGCTCACCAGGCCATGCTTTGCGATGGGTGGCGCAGTGGGCGATTACAACAACGATGGCTGGCCGGATATCTACCAGACCTGTTTCGGCGGCAATATTCTTTATCGCAACAATGGCAATGGGACCTTCACCGATGTGACGGCGAAGGCCGGCGTGGCCGACGGACGCTGGTCCACGGGAGCATCGTTCGGTGACTATGACGGTGATGGATTTGTCGATCTGATGGTTACAAATTATGTCGATTTTCATCTTGGCGACATGCCGGGATTCGGCAGCGCGGCGAACTGCAAGTACCGCGGCATCGATGTGCAGTGCGGGCCGCGTGGTCTGCGCGGCGCAGGAGACTCGCTCTTTCACAACAACGGCGATGGGACGTTTACCGATGTCTCGAAGGCTGCGGGAGTGAACGATCCGGATGGGTATTACGGAATGAGCGTGATCTGGGCGGACTTTAACAATACGGGCCGCCCGGATATCTACGTGGCGAACGATTCCACGCCGAAGTATCTCTACAGGAATCTCGGGGATGGCAAGTTCAGAGATATTGGCCTGCAGTCGGGAACGGCGGTGAGCGAGGATGGCTCGGAGCAGGCGTCGATGGGTATTGCGGTTGGCGATTACCTGCACAGTGACAGGCCTTCGCTTGCGGTGACGAACTTTTCCGATGAGAACGACCTGCTGTATCGCAATGATGGTGCGTGGAACTTTACCGAAGTCTCCTATCCGTCGGGCGTGGCGTTGCCTTCGCTGCCGTTTGTGAAGTGGGGAACGGCCTTTGTCGATCTCGACAACGATGGCTGGCTCGATCTCATCACTGCCGATGGCCATGTCTATCCGCAGGTAGATACGTTGCCGAGTGGAGCGGGGTATCGCGAGCCGAAGCTGCTGCAGATGAACCAGGGCGATGGCAGCTTCTGCGATGCCAGCACGCAGGCGGGTCCGGCGCTAGAGGAGAAACGCGCCTCGCGCGGCCTGGCGGTGGGCGATCTCTTCAATGACGGCAATATGGACGTGGTGGTCAGCGATCTCGACGGCGGCCCGATGATCCTGCGCAATCACGGTGTGCCCGGCCGGCACTGGGTGAGCTTCGAACTTGCCGGAACGAAGAGCAACCGGCTGGCGTTGAATGCGCGGGTGAAGGTGGTAGCAGGTGGGATGACGCAGACGGATGAGGTGCACAGCGGTGGAAGCTATCTCTCGCAGAACGATATGCGGTTGCACTTTGGCCTTGGCGCGGCCACGAAGGTCGACAGCGTCGAGATCCGCTGGCCATCCGGTAGAATCGAGACTCTGACGAACCTTACCGCTGATAAGTTTTATGCGGTGCAGGAGGGGCAGGGAGTAGTTCCGGCGGAGAAGATTCGTCCCGCGCTGCGGCCTTGA
- a CDS encoding GNAT family N-acetyltransferase, with protein sequence MEEIRDVVWQALTTVHAPLALGDRAARRYPSAVVPFAALREPTQEAMRDLAALLAVEEELFVGWSKAAGPLPVVDELAVLFEITALQMAPASTAADSLETDPRIERLDAGHGPEMVALTDVAFPGFFRPETYRMGRYWGMREGRELVAMAGERLALPGLREISAVCTHPAYTGRGYASALIRHVLRQHQQDGLHSFLHVSDFNTHAIRLYERLGFVPLGATQVTRVRRVT encoded by the coding sequence ATGGAAGAGATACGCGATGTTGTCTGGCAGGCTTTGACCACGGTGCATGCGCCGCTTGCCCTGGGTGACCGCGCCGCGCGGAGATATCCCTCCGCAGTGGTGCCGTTTGCCGCGCTGCGCGAGCCAACGCAGGAGGCCATGCGCGATCTGGCTGCGCTGCTTGCTGTGGAGGAAGAGCTCTTCGTTGGTTGGAGCAAAGCTGCCGGACCCTTGCCTGTTGTGGATGAGCTTGCGGTGCTGTTCGAGATCACGGCGCTGCAGATGGCTCCGGCTTCCACAGCGGCAGACAGCTTAGAAACCGATCCTCGCATTGAGAGGCTGGACGCGGGGCATGGCCCGGAGATGGTCGCGCTCACCGATGTGGCGTTCCCGGGATTCTTTCGCCCTGAGACGTATCGCATGGGGCGCTACTGGGGCATGCGCGAGGGCCGTGAACTGGTGGCGATGGCGGGCGAGCGGCTGGCATTGCCCGGGCTGCGCGAGATCAGCGCGGTCTGCACACATCCGGCGTACACCGGGCGAGGCTATGCGTCAGCGTTGATACGGCATGTCCTGCGCCAGCACCAGCAGGATGGCTTGCACAGCTTCCTGCATGTCTCGGACTTCAACACCCACGCGATCCGGCTTTATGAGCGGCTGGGGTTCGTTCCCCTGGGTGCGACGCAGGTGACGCGGGTGCGGCGCGTCACCTGA
- a CDS encoding tetratricopeptide repeat protein: MFLLVPASFAVAATPAATAQQSTTASREHAEDELHRRLQAAEAARLSGNPVSIAYANQQLVQVALRMMAKLKQGTAASGEIDAGKRQAEELRRILGQSFSDLATAEAIQQNYAAALGHYQDAEKWDADVPDLDRNLGQSAFRVKNYPEAVRALALAVKADPEKPALRAMLGMSYFAMEKYGDAATAFYPLGMAGMEDGEVGYAWAVSLARVGDPDHASEVLEHYQQLALPDAMKLSVAQLWIEIGNYEKAVDELHAALAVNPSLQRAHYYAGLADIHWQHLAEARKEFEAELMLTPGDTDTTYELGYVDVQESTNEDAQQRFEAVLAVRPDYGNAQYELGKLLMSEGEMKEALPHLEAAAKLMPGMDYVHYQLQSAYRRNGRIADADRELAIYREIKAKERQRIAQGLQQKQKP; encoded by the coding sequence TTGTTCCTGCTGGTGCCTGCGAGCTTTGCCGTTGCCGCGACTCCTGCTGCGACGGCACAGCAGTCCACCACTGCTTCGCGCGAGCACGCAGAGGACGAGCTTCATCGCCGTCTTCAGGCTGCGGAGGCCGCGCGTCTCTCGGGGAATCCGGTTTCCATTGCGTATGCCAATCAGCAACTGGTGCAGGTGGCTCTGCGCATGATGGCGAAGTTAAAGCAGGGGACAGCGGCATCCGGAGAGATCGATGCCGGGAAGAGGCAGGCAGAAGAACTACGCCGTATTCTCGGCCAGAGCTTCAGCGATCTGGCTACCGCGGAAGCGATACAGCAGAATTATGCGGCAGCGCTTGGCCATTATCAGGATGCGGAGAAGTGGGATGCGGACGTACCCGACCTTGATCGCAACCTGGGGCAAAGCGCTTTCCGCGTAAAGAACTATCCCGAGGCGGTGCGCGCCCTTGCGCTTGCGGTGAAGGCCGATCCGGAGAAGCCTGCACTGCGCGCCATGCTCGGCATGTCGTATTTTGCAATGGAGAAATACGGAGACGCCGCGACTGCGTTCTATCCGCTGGGTATGGCGGGCATGGAGGACGGCGAAGTCGGCTATGCCTGGGCGGTTTCGCTGGCGCGTGTCGGCGACCCGGATCATGCCAGCGAGGTGCTCGAGCACTATCAGCAGCTTGCATTACCCGATGCGATGAAGTTGTCGGTCGCTCAGCTATGGATCGAGATTGGCAACTACGAAAAGGCTGTGGACGAACTGCATGCGGCGCTGGCTGTGAATCCTTCCCTGCAGCGCGCTCACTATTATGCCGGGCTCGCGGATATCCACTGGCAGCATCTGGCAGAGGCCCGGAAAGAGTTCGAGGCCGAGCTGATGTTGACTCCGGGAGATACGGATACGACGTATGAGCTGGGATACGTCGATGTGCAGGAATCGACAAACGAAGATGCCCAGCAGAGGTTCGAGGCGGTCCTTGCCGTGCGTCCCGATTACGGCAATGCCCAGTATGAGCTGGGCAAGCTGCTGATGAGCGAGGGAGAGATGAAGGAGGCGCTGCCGCACCTGGAGGCCGCGGCGAAGCTGATGCCGGGGATGGACTACGTGCATTATCAGTTGCAGTCGGCGTATCGCCGGAACGGGCGCATTGCGGATGCCGACCGCGAGCTGGCGATCTATCGCGAGATCAAGGCAAAGGAGCGGCAACGCATCGCGCAGGGCCTGCAGCAGAAGCAGAAACCATGA
- a CDS encoding pyridoxal phosphate-dependent aminotransferase, which produces MTLSRPHTESPYMEFAKLRSGARWNLATSAVRNYPLRALDFSWDQMEINGPSDYGYRPLLEAIAHRKGVTPEHVVHTAGTSMANHLAFAALIAPGDEVLLEEPAYELMLSTLLFLGAKVHRFQRRPEDDFALDAEEIRRSLTPKTRLIVLTNMHNPSSALASNDTLREIGEMASEIGARVLVDEVYLEALHRPPQPSAIHLGPQFVVTSSLTKAYGLGGLRCGWILAEPELAGQIWKMNDLFASNPVHIGELLSVIAIAEIDKMAARADTILDANRAALTEILGGHPALELTIPPVGTTAFPRLRSGDLQAFHDFLRASYETSIVPGHFFECPQHFRIGLGGDIAMTREALIRLAEALSIWKG; this is translated from the coding sequence ATGACGTTATCCCGCCCTCATACCGAGTCGCCGTACATGGAGTTCGCCAAACTTCGCTCCGGCGCCCGGTGGAATCTCGCCACCAGCGCCGTGAGGAACTATCCGCTGCGCGCGCTTGATTTCAGCTGGGACCAGATGGAGATCAACGGCCCCTCCGATTACGGCTATCGCCCGCTGCTCGAAGCCATTGCCCACAGGAAGGGCGTCACACCGGAGCATGTCGTCCACACGGCAGGTACGTCGATGGCGAACCATCTCGCCTTCGCCGCGCTGATCGCGCCCGGCGATGAGGTGCTCCTCGAAGAACCGGCCTATGAGCTGATGCTCAGCACGCTGCTCTTCCTCGGCGCCAAGGTTCACCGCTTCCAGCGCCGGCCGGAAGATGATTTTGCGCTCGACGCAGAAGAAATCCGCCGCAGCCTCACACCGAAAACGCGGCTCATCGTCCTCACCAACATGCACAACCCTTCGAGTGCGCTCGCCAGCAACGACACACTGCGCGAGATCGGAGAGATGGCCAGCGAGATCGGCGCACGCGTGCTTGTGGACGAGGTCTACCTCGAAGCCCTGCACCGACCGCCACAGCCGAGCGCCATCCATCTCGGCCCGCAGTTCGTCGTTACCAGCAGCCTGACGAAGGCCTACGGACTGGGCGGCCTGCGCTGTGGCTGGATTCTCGCCGAACCAGAGCTTGCCGGCCAGATCTGGAAGATGAACGACCTCTTCGCCTCCAACCCCGTACACATCGGCGAACTTCTCAGCGTCATCGCCATCGCAGAGATCGACAAGATGGCTGCGCGCGCCGATACCATCCTTGACGCCAACCGCGCCGCTCTCACCGAAATCCTCGGCGGCCATCCGGCTCTCGAGCTGACCATCCCGCCCGTCGGCACCACGGCCTTTCCACGGCTGCGCAGCGGCGATCTGCAGGCCTTCCACGATTTCCTGCGCGCAAGCTACGAAACCAGCATCGTGCCCGGCCATTTCTTCGAATGCCCGCAGCACTTCCGCATCGGCCTCGGCGGCGATATCGCCATGACCCGCGAAGCGCTGATCCGGCTGGCCGAAGCACTCAGCATCTGGAAAGGATGA